The Pseudomonas eucalypticola genome has a window encoding:
- a CDS encoding ATP-dependent DNA ligase — translation MKAFAQLYARLDETTSTNAKRQALEDYFTQADAADAAWAVYFLSGGRPRQLVPSRVLREIAVATSGIPDWLFEESYQAVGDLAETFSLLLPETDHSSDQGLAWWVEQALLPLRGLPAETLAERLPAMWAQLDRQSLMLCLKLITGSFRVGVSKLLVTRALAQLAGIDSKRVAQRLVGYTDLSHRPTADSYRRLIAAESADEHAQRGGQPYPFFLAHALQQPVEQFDALIGPVSDWQVEWKWDGIRAQLVKRDGQLWVWSRGEELVSDRFPELQILVDGLPDGTVIDGEIVVWNEGVQPFALLQQRIGRKTLSKKMLTEVPVAVLAYDLLEWQGHDWRNEPQHQRRRQLEQVVASADLPVLRLSPLVQGDSWQALAEQREHSRRLGVEGMMLKAREALYGVGRTKDMGVWWKWKVDPFSVDAVLIYAQAGHGRRASLYTDYTFAVWDGPAEASERTLVPFAKAYSGLTDEEMRQVDAIVRRTTVEKFGPVRSVRPTLVFELGFEGIALSKRHKSGIAVRFPRMLRWRHDKPVEEADSLATLQDLLS, via the coding sequence ATGAAAGCCTTTGCCCAACTGTATGCCCGCCTGGACGAAACTACCTCCACCAACGCCAAGCGCCAGGCGCTGGAAGACTATTTCACCCAGGCCGACGCGGCCGATGCCGCCTGGGCCGTGTACTTCCTCTCCGGCGGGCGCCCCCGGCAACTGGTGCCCAGCCGGGTGCTGCGCGAGATAGCGGTGGCCACCAGCGGCATCCCCGACTGGCTGTTCGAAGAAAGCTACCAGGCCGTTGGTGACCTGGCCGAAACCTTTTCGCTATTGCTACCGGAAACCGACCACAGCAGCGATCAGGGCCTGGCCTGGTGGGTAGAGCAGGCCCTGCTGCCCCTGCGCGGCCTGCCAGCGGAAACCCTGGCCGAGCGCCTGCCGGCGATGTGGGCGCAGCTGGACCGGCAAAGCCTGATGCTGTGCCTGAAGCTGATCACCGGCAGCTTCCGGGTGGGCGTATCGAAATTGCTGGTCACCCGTGCCCTCGCGCAACTGGCCGGCATCGACAGCAAGCGCGTGGCCCAGCGCCTGGTGGGCTATACCGACTTGTCCCACCGCCCCACCGCCGACAGTTATCGCCGGCTGATCGCCGCCGAATCGGCTGACGAACATGCCCAGCGTGGTGGTCAGCCCTACCCCTTCTTTCTCGCCCATGCACTGCAGCAACCTGTGGAGCAGTTCGACGCCCTCATCGGCCCGGTCAGCGACTGGCAGGTGGAATGGAAGTGGGACGGCATCCGCGCGCAGCTGGTCAAGCGCGATGGCCAGCTATGGGTGTGGTCACGTGGTGAAGAGCTGGTGTCCGACCGGTTTCCCGAACTGCAGATTCTGGTCGACGGCCTGCCCGATGGCACGGTCATTGACGGCGAGATCGTGGTGTGGAATGAAGGCGTACAGCCCTTCGCCCTGTTGCAGCAGCGCATCGGCCGCAAGACCCTGAGCAAGAAGATGCTGACCGAGGTTCCCGTGGCCGTGCTGGCCTACGACCTGCTGGAATGGCAAGGCCATGACTGGCGCAATGAACCCCAACACCAGCGCCGCCGCCAGCTGGAACAGGTGGTGGCCAGTGCCGACCTGCCAGTGCTGCGCCTGTCCCCTCTGGTGCAAGGTGATAGCTGGCAGGCCCTGGCCGAGCAACGCGAGCATTCCCGGCGCCTGGGCGTTGAGGGCATGATGCTCAAGGCCCGCGAAGCACTGTATGGCGTCGGGCGCACCAAGGACATGGGGGTGTGGTGGAAATGGAAAGTGGACCCGTTCAGCGTCGACGCCGTGCTGATCTACGCGCAGGCCGGCCACGGCCGACGCGCCAGCCTCTACACCGACTACACCTTCGCGGTCTGGGACGGCCCTGCCGAAGCCAGTGAGCGCACCCTGGTGCCCTTCGCCAAAGCGTATTCGGGGCTGACCGACGAAGAAATGCGCCAGGTGGACGCCATCGTGCGCAGGACCACCGTGGAGAAGTTCGGCCCGGTGCGCAGCGTGCGCCCCACCCTGGTGTTTGAATTGGGTTTCGAGGGCATTGCCCTGTCAAAACGTCATAAAAGCGGCATTGCCGTACGTTTTCCACGCATGTTGCGCTGGCGACATGACAAGCCAGTGGAAGAAGCCGATAGTCTGGCTACGCTGCAAGACCTGCTGAGCTGA
- a CDS encoding glutathione peroxidase yields the protein MALRWLALPLVLMTGSAFAAGCPELLQGQMLALRGGTPIDLCQRFAGKPLVVVNTASYCGFAPQFSGLEGLYSRYKGQGLEMIGVPSNDFKQEAQDTAETAKVCYANYGVTFTMTRPTAVRGADATHLFKVLAKQSSTPKWNFYKYVVDRQGNVVASFSSITKPDDPDLIAAVEKAIASKP from the coding sequence ATGGCCCTGCGCTGGTTGGCATTACCGCTTGTGCTCATGACCGGTTCGGCTTTCGCCGCCGGTTGCCCCGAACTGCTGCAAGGCCAGATGCTGGCGCTGCGGGGTGGGACGCCCATCGACCTGTGCCAGCGCTTTGCCGGCAAGCCACTGGTGGTGGTCAACACCGCCAGCTATTGCGGCTTTGCCCCGCAGTTCAGCGGCCTGGAGGGCCTCTATAGCCGGTACAAGGGCCAGGGCCTGGAGATGATCGGTGTACCCTCCAATGACTTCAAGCAGGAAGCCCAGGACACCGCTGAAACCGCCAAGGTCTGTTACGCCAACTACGGCGTCACCTTCACCATGACCCGCCCCACTGCCGTGCGGGGTGCTGACGCCACCCACCTGTTCAAGGTGCTGGCCAAGCAGAGCAGTACGCCGAAGTGGAATTTCTACAAGTACGTGGTGGACCGCCAGGGCAATGTGGTGGCGAGCTTTTCCAGCATCACCAAACCTGACGACCCCGATCTGATCGCCGCCGTGGAAAAGGCGATCGCCTCCAAGCCCTGA
- the rmuC gene encoding DNA recombination protein RmuC: MLNERLATAQLAQDGLNAQLDACRDEISDLAQANGVKQAELAAQGRELELLQIERDNARDAAHAWSLERNGKEGELRRLAAECAGLQAELREQQDSHQQRLTDLQGSRDELRAQFAELAGKIFDEREQRFAETSQQRLGQLLDPLKERIQSFEKRVEESYQQEARERFSLGKELERLQQLNQRLSDEATNLTQALKGQKTQGNWGELILERVLEHAGLEKGREYQTQVSLKGPDGERFQPDVLIMLPGDKQVVVDSKVSLTAYQQYISADDPAVSQVALKQHVLSLRNHVKGLSGKDYKRLEGLHSLDFVLLFVPIEAAFSAALQAEPNLFQEAFDRQIVIVSPTTLLATLRVIDSLWKQERQSQNAREIAERAGWLYDKFVLFIQDLDEVGNRLQQLDKAYSAARNKLTDGRGNLVSRTEQLKLLGARASKSLPADLLERAMTDAEGASLPAEVPVQ; this comes from the coding sequence CTGCTGAACGAGCGCCTGGCAACCGCGCAGTTGGCCCAGGATGGCCTAAACGCACAACTGGATGCCTGCCGTGACGAAATCAGCGACCTGGCCCAGGCCAATGGTGTGAAGCAGGCCGAGCTGGCCGCCCAGGGCCGCGAACTGGAGCTGCTGCAGATCGAGCGTGACAACGCCCGGGATGCCGCCCATGCCTGGAGCCTCGAGCGCAACGGCAAGGAAGGCGAGTTGCGCCGGCTGGCGGCCGAGTGCGCGGGCCTGCAGGCCGAGTTGCGCGAGCAGCAGGACAGCCATCAGCAGCGGCTGACCGACTTGCAGGGTTCGCGGGACGAGCTGCGCGCGCAGTTTGCCGAGTTGGCTGGGAAGATCTTCGATGAGCGCGAGCAGCGCTTTGCCGAGACCAGCCAGCAACGTCTTGGGCAATTGCTCGACCCGCTCAAGGAACGCATCCAGTCGTTCGAAAAGCGCGTGGAAGAAAGCTACCAGCAGGAGGCCCGTGAGCGGTTTTCGCTGGGCAAGGAACTGGAGCGCCTGCAGCAACTGAACCAGCGACTGAGCGACGAAGCCACCAACCTCACCCAGGCACTGAAGGGCCAGAAAACCCAGGGCAACTGGGGCGAGCTGATTCTGGAGCGGGTACTGGAACACGCGGGCCTGGAGAAGGGCCGCGAGTACCAGACCCAGGTCAGCCTGAAAGGCCCGGACGGTGAGCGCTTCCAGCCCGACGTGCTGATCATGCTGCCCGGTGACAAACAAGTGGTGGTCGACTCCAAGGTCAGCCTCACCGCGTACCAACAGTACATCAGTGCCGACGACCCGGCGGTGTCCCAAGTAGCCCTGAAGCAGCACGTGCTGTCGCTGCGCAACCACGTCAAGGGGCTGTCGGGCAAAGACTACAAGCGCCTGGAAGGCCTGCACAGCCTGGACTTCGTCCTGCTGTTCGTGCCCATCGAGGCGGCCTTCTCGGCGGCCCTGCAGGCGGAACCGAACCTGTTCCAGGAGGCCTTCGACCGGCAGATCGTGATCGTCAGCCCCACCACCTTGCTGGCCACCTTGCGGGTCATCGACAGCCTGTGGAAACAGGAAAGGCAAAGCCAGAACGCCCGGGAAATCGCCGAGCGGGCAGGGTGGCTCTACGACAAGTTCGTTTTGTTCATTCAGGACCTGGACGAGGTGGGCAACCGCCTGCAGCAATTGGACAAGGCCTACAGCGCGGCGCGCAACAAGCTCACCGATGGCCGTGGCAACCTGGTGAGCCGAACCGAGCAGCTCAAGCTGCTGGGCGCGCGCGCCAGCAAAAGCCTGCCCGCCGACCTGCTGGAACGCGCCATGACCGATGCCGAAGGCGCGTCACTGCCGGCTGAGGTGCCGGTTCAGTAA
- a CDS encoding succinylglutamate desuccinylase/aspartoacylase family protein produces MHHHTHDLISPVPGTTRQIHSFHYGPTDGAGKIYIQASLHADELPGMLVAWHLKQRLAELEQAGRLTHEIVLVPVANPVGLEQVLMDVPLGRYELESGQNFNRLFVDLSDEVGTEVEPHLSDDPQHNARLIRASLRNALHAQVPVTQLQSQRLVLQRLACDALMVLDLHCDFEAVQHLYTTPEAWPKVEPLSRYLGAQASLLATDSGGQSFDECFTLVWWELQQRFNHRFEIPQGSFSVTVELRGQGDVDHPTALADCQGILDYLTHFGAISGTPAPLPALLQPATPLAAVEPVATPVGGLLVFHVLPGTLMTAGQLIAEVIDPITDTVTPVRSAQPGLLYARSLRRMATAGMVIAHVAGRDAYRSGYLLSP; encoded by the coding sequence ATGCACCACCATACCCATGACCTGATCAGCCCGGTGCCCGGCACCACCCGGCAGATCCACAGTTTTCACTACGGCCCCACGGACGGCGCCGGCAAAATCTATATACAGGCTTCGCTGCACGCCGACGAACTACCCGGCATGCTGGTGGCCTGGCACCTCAAGCAGCGCCTGGCCGAGCTGGAGCAGGCCGGGCGCCTGACCCACGAAATCGTGCTGGTGCCGGTCGCCAACCCGGTGGGCCTGGAACAAGTGCTGATGGACGTGCCCCTGGGCCGCTACGAGCTGGAGAGCGGGCAGAACTTCAACCGCCTGTTCGTGGACCTCAGCGATGAAGTCGGTACCGAAGTGGAACCCCACCTCAGCGATGACCCTCAGCACAACGCCAGGCTGATCCGCGCCAGCCTGCGCAACGCCCTGCACGCCCAGGTGCCGGTCACCCAGTTGCAATCCCAGCGCCTGGTGTTGCAACGCCTGGCCTGCGATGCGCTGATGGTGCTGGACCTGCACTGTGACTTCGAAGCCGTGCAGCACCTGTACACCACGCCCGAGGCCTGGCCCAAGGTCGAGCCGTTGTCGCGCTACCTGGGCGCCCAGGCGAGCCTGCTGGCTACCGATTCGGGCGGCCAGTCGTTCGACGAGTGCTTCACCCTGGTGTGGTGGGAATTGCAGCAGCGCTTCAACCACCGTTTCGAGATCCCCCAGGGCAGCTTTTCGGTGACCGTGGAACTGCGCGGCCAGGGCGATGTGGACCACCCCACGGCCTTGGCCGACTGCCAGGGCATTCTCGACTACCTGACCCACTTCGGCGCCATCAGCGGCACCCCGGCGCCCTTGCCCGCGCTGCTGCAGCCGGCCACGCCACTGGCGGCCGTGGAACCGGTGGCCACGCCCGTGGGCGGCCTGCTGGTGTTTCATGTGCTGCCGGGCACCTTGATGACGGCCGGGCAGTTGATCGCCGAGGTCATCGACCCGATCACCGACACCGTCACCCCGGTGCGGTCGGCCCAGCCTGGCCTGCTCTACGCCCGTTCGCTGCGCCGCATGGCCACCGCCGGCATGGTCATCGCCCATGTCGCCGGCCGTGACGCCTACCGCAGCGGCTACCTCCTTTCGCCTTGA
- a CDS encoding ligase-associated DNA damage response exonuclease, which translates to MDLVIARPEGLYCPPGDFYIDPWRPVARSVITHGHGDHARTGNSHYLAASPGAGILRARLGADINLQTLAYGERLVHHGVTLSFHPAGHVLGSAQVRLEYQGEVWVASGDYKVEADGTCAPFEPVRCHTFITESTFGLPIYRWQPQREIFSEIDTWWRANAQAGKASVLFAYAFGKAQRILHGIDASIGPILVHGAVEPLNRVYREGGIHIPDTHYAGDFKKTDPALRQALILAPPSAGGSTWMRRFGDYSDAFASGWMRLRGTRRRRGVDRGFVLSDHADWPGLLWAIEQTGAERVMVTHGSVAVLVRYLRGLGLDAQGFTTEYGDEDDDKVATA; encoded by the coding sequence ATGGACCTCGTCATCGCCCGCCCCGAAGGCCTGTATTGCCCGCCCGGCGATTTCTACATAGACCCCTGGCGCCCCGTGGCGCGCTCGGTGATTACTCACGGCCATGGCGACCATGCTCGCACGGGCAACAGCCACTACCTGGCCGCCAGCCCGGGTGCCGGCATCCTGCGCGCGCGGCTCGGCGCCGACATCAATCTGCAGACCCTGGCCTACGGTGAACGCCTGGTGCACCACGGGGTAACGCTCAGCTTTCATCCGGCCGGCCACGTGCTGGGGTCCGCTCAAGTGCGGCTGGAATACCAGGGCGAAGTCTGGGTGGCGTCCGGCGACTACAAGGTGGAAGCCGATGGCACCTGCGCACCGTTCGAACCGGTACGCTGCCATACGTTCATCACCGAATCCACCTTCGGCCTGCCTATTTACCGCTGGCAGCCGCAGCGGGAGATCTTCAGCGAAATCGACACCTGGTGGCGGGCCAATGCCCAGGCAGGCAAGGCCAGCGTCTTGTTCGCCTATGCCTTTGGCAAGGCCCAGCGCATCCTGCATGGCATCGATGCCAGCATCGGGCCGATCCTGGTGCATGGCGCGGTAGAGCCGCTGAACCGGGTGTACCGCGAAGGTGGCATCCACATTCCCGACACCCACTACGCCGGTGATTTCAAAAAAACCGACCCGGCCCTGCGTCAGGCGCTGATCCTGGCGCCCCCCTCGGCGGGTGGCAGCACCTGGATGCGCCGCTTTGGCGATTACAGTGACGCCTTCGCCAGTGGCTGGATGCGCCTGCGCGGCACCCGCCGCCGGCGCGGCGTGGACCGCGGCTTCGTGCTGTCGGACCACGCCGATTGGCCTGGGCTGTTGTGGGCCATCGAACAGACCGGCGCTGAACGGGTAATGGTCACCCACGGCTCGGTGGCGGTGCTGGTGCGCTACCTGCGCGGCTTGGGCCTGGACGCCCAGGGTTTCACCACCGAGTACGGCGACGAAGACGACGACAAGGTGGCCACCGCATGA
- a CDS encoding transporter substrate-binding domain-containing protein gives MKKALLTLSALALCLSAGAAMAKDYKVLRFGVDPSYAPFESKAADGSLVGFDIDLGNAICKELKVQCKWVENDFDGMVPGLNAGKFDGVISSMTVTEAREKVIDFSSELFSGPTALVFKKGAAYGTPESLKGKTVGYEQGTIQEAYAKAKLEPAGVKIQPYANQDQVYADLTNGRLDASIQDMLQAELGFLKSPQGADYEVSKPVDDPLLPAKTAVGIKKGNKELKALLDKGIEALHKDGTYDAIQKKHFGDLNLYSGK, from the coding sequence ATGAAAAAAGCATTGCTGACCCTTTCTGCACTGGCCTTATGTTTGTCTGCTGGCGCCGCGATGGCCAAGGATTACAAGGTACTGCGTTTCGGCGTGGACCCGTCCTACGCCCCGTTTGAATCCAAGGCCGCCGATGGCAGCCTGGTGGGCTTCGACATCGACCTGGGCAACGCCATCTGCAAAGAGCTGAAAGTGCAGTGCAAATGGGTCGAGAACGACTTCGACGGCATGGTGCCCGGCCTCAACGCCGGTAAATTCGACGGGGTGATCTCGTCCATGACCGTGACCGAAGCACGGGAAAAGGTCATCGACTTCTCCAGCGAGCTGTTCTCCGGCCCGACTGCGCTGGTGTTCAAAAAAGGTGCAGCCTACGGTACTCCCGAATCGCTGAAAGGCAAGACCGTGGGTTATGAGCAAGGCACCATCCAGGAAGCCTACGCCAAGGCCAAGCTGGAACCGGCCGGGGTGAAGATCCAGCCGTACGCCAACCAGGACCAGGTCTACGCTGACTTGACCAATGGCCGGCTGGACGCCTCCATCCAGGACATGCTGCAGGCCGAGCTGGGCTTCCTGAAATCGCCACAGGGCGCCGACTACGAAGTCAGCAAGCCGGTCGACGACCCGCTGCTGCCAGCCAAGACCGCCGTCGGTATCAAGAAAGGTAACAAAGAGCTCAAGGCCCTGCTGGACAAAGGTATCGAAGCGTTACACAAAGATGGCACCTACGACGCCATCCAGAAAAAACACTTCGGTGACCTGAACCTGTACAGCGGTAAGTAA
- a CDS encoding ABC transporter permease, giving the protein MFDDLLQNLGLSAFSLKGFGPILLQGTWMTIKLAVLSLLVSVCLGLLGATAKLSSVKLLRVPAQLYTTLIRGVPDLVLMLLIFYSLQTWLTNFTDAMDWDYIEIDPFVSGVITLGFIYGAYFTETFRGAILAVPRGQVEAATAYGLKRGQRFRYVVFPQMMRFALPGIGNNWMVMLKATALVSIIGLADVVKAAQDAGKSTYQLFYFLVLAAIIYLLITSASNIVLRWAERRYSAGNREAVR; this is encoded by the coding sequence ATGTTCGATGACCTATTACAAAACCTGGGGCTTTCGGCATTCAGCTTGAAGGGCTTCGGCCCCATCCTGCTGCAAGGCACCTGGATGACCATCAAGCTTGCCGTGCTGTCGTTGCTGGTAAGCGTTTGCCTGGGGCTGCTGGGCGCCACCGCCAAGTTGTCCAGTGTCAAACTGCTGCGCGTGCCCGCCCAGCTCTACACCACCCTGATCCGCGGCGTGCCTGACCTGGTGCTGATGCTGCTGATCTTCTACAGCCTGCAGACCTGGCTGACCAATTTCACCGACGCCATGGACTGGGACTACATCGAGATCGACCCCTTCGTCTCGGGGGTGATCACCCTGGGTTTCATCTATGGTGCCTATTTCACCGAAACGTTCCGTGGCGCCATCCTCGCCGTGCCACGCGGCCAAGTGGAAGCGGCCACCGCCTACGGGCTCAAGCGCGGCCAGCGCTTTCGCTACGTGGTGTTCCCGCAAATGATGCGCTTTGCCCTGCCGGGCATCGGCAATAACTGGATGGTGATGCTCAAGGCCACCGCCCTGGTGTCGATCATCGGCCTGGCGGACGTGGTCAAGGCCGCGCAGGACGCCGGCAAGAGTACCTACCAACTGTTCTACTTCCTGGTCCTGGCGGCCATCATCTACTTGCTGATCACCAGTGCGTCCAACATCGTGTTGCGCTGGGCCGAACGGCGTTACAGCGCGGGCAACCGGGAGGCGGTGCGATGA
- a CDS encoding ABC transporter permease: MIELLQQYWRPFLYSDGQHITGLAMTMWLLSASIAIGFVVSIPLSIARVSNHFWLRWPVQFYTYLFRGTPLYIQLLICYTGIYSIAAVREQPVLDAFFRDAMNCTILAFALNTCAYTTEIFAGAIRSMNHGEVEAAKAYGLTGWKLYTYVIMPSALRRSLPFYSNEVILMLHSTTVAFTATVPDILKVARDANSATFLTFQSFGIAALIYLAITFTLVGLFRLAERRWLAFLGPAH, encoded by the coding sequence ATGATCGAATTGCTGCAACAGTACTGGCGCCCGTTCCTGTATTCCGACGGCCAGCACATCACCGGGCTGGCCATGACCATGTGGCTGCTCAGCGCCTCCATCGCCATCGGCTTCGTGGTGTCGATTCCACTGTCCATCGCCCGGGTATCCAACCACTTCTGGCTGCGCTGGCCGGTGCAGTTCTATACCTACCTGTTTCGCGGCACGCCGCTCTACATCCAGTTGCTGATCTGCTACACCGGTATCTACAGCATTGCGGCGGTGCGCGAGCAGCCGGTGCTGGATGCGTTCTTCCGCGATGCCATGAACTGCACCATCCTGGCCTTCGCGCTGAACACCTGCGCCTACACCACCGAGATATTCGCCGGTGCCATCCGCAGCATGAACCACGGTGAAGTGGAGGCCGCCAAGGCTTACGGCCTTACCGGCTGGAAACTCTATACCTACGTGATCATGCCGTCGGCGCTGCGCCGCTCGCTGCCGTTCTACAGCAACGAAGTGATCCTGATGCTGCACTCCACCACCGTGGCCTTTACCGCCACGGTGCCGGATATTCTCAAGGTGGCCCGGGACGCCAACTCGGCGACCTTCCTCACCTTCCAATCGTTCGGCATCGCCGCGCTGATCTACCTGGCCATCACCTTCACCCTGGTCGGCCTGTTCCGCCTGGCTGAACGCCGCTGGCTGGCCTTCCTCGGCCCCGCGCACTAG
- a CDS encoding ABC transporter ATP-binding protein, producing MYKLTIEGLHKRYGDNEVLKGVSLKANTGDVISLIGASGSGKSTFLRCINFLETPNDGAMSLDGKQIRMVQDSHVMRVADPAELQRIRTRLAMVFQHFNLWSHMSVLENVTMAPRRVLGVSKHEAEDRARRYLDKVGLPARVADQYPAFLSGGQQQRVAIARALAMEPEVMLFDEPTSALDPELVGEVLKVIQGLAEEGRTMIMVTHEMSFARQVSNQVMFLHKGLVEEQGAPADVLGNPTSERLRQFLSGNLK from the coding sequence ATGTACAAACTGACCATCGAAGGCCTGCACAAACGCTACGGCGACAACGAAGTGCTCAAGGGCGTGTCGCTCAAGGCCAACACCGGCGACGTCATCAGCCTGATCGGCGCCAGCGGTTCGGGCAAGAGCACCTTCCTGCGCTGCATCAACTTCCTGGAAACCCCCAATGACGGAGCCATGAGCCTGGACGGCAAGCAGATTCGCATGGTGCAGGACAGCCACGTCATGCGCGTGGCCGACCCGGCCGAGCTGCAGCGCATCCGCACCCGCCTGGCCATGGTGTTCCAGCACTTCAACCTGTGGAGCCACATGAGCGTGCTGGAAAACGTGACCATGGCCCCGCGCCGCGTACTGGGCGTGAGCAAGCACGAAGCCGAAGACCGTGCGCGCCGCTACCTGGACAAGGTAGGCCTGCCAGCGCGGGTGGCCGACCAATACCCGGCGTTCCTTTCCGGCGGCCAGCAACAACGGGTAGCCATTGCCCGCGCCCTGGCCATGGAACCGGAGGTGATGCTGTTCGACGAGCCTACCTCGGCGCTGGACCCGGAACTGGTGGGCGAAGTGCTGAAGGTGATACAGGGCCTGGCCGAGGAAGGCCGCACCATGATCATGGTTACCCACGAAATGAGTTTCGCGCGGCAGGTTTCCAACCAGGTCATGTTCCTGCACAAGGGCCTGGTGGAAGAACAGGGGGCGCCGGCGGACGTGCTGGGCAACCCTACCAGCGAGCGGTTGCGCCAGTTCCTCAGCGGCAACCTGAAGTAA
- a CDS encoding OmpP1/FadL family transporter, producing MKKVMLKTTLSIAVTLASTQLFASGFAINETSISGMGTGFAGRSSSADDASTIYGNPAGMSRLKHEQVTVGAAVIDAKTDISNTRATLGGKEDGDMVPLTAVPMGYYVKPIDDHWAFGVGFYVPFGLITDYGSDFAGRYYANKSKVSVYTFQPTVSYAFNDMVSIGFGPTINRIDGELSSQVPTASSPGVNDGKVKINGDDTAIGFNAGILVQATPTTSLGLTYHSKVDYHLDGDTKVTGGTFALLGLGGRSFDASLDLTTPESVDFSVTQKVGDDWTLYAGSTWTRWSRLKDITVENSGVPTLLSSSLGTITEEQNWHDTWAHAIGAAYQLNKEVVLRAGYSVDQSPTNNVNRSPRIPTGDRQAVSFGVGWTPVDNITLDFAYSYLWEESVKVNEVSASKLAYSSKYKNSASGFGTSITYRF from the coding sequence ATGAAAAAAGTAATGCTCAAGACCACACTCAGCATCGCCGTAACGCTCGCTTCCACCCAACTGTTCGCCAGTGGCTTTGCCATCAACGAAACCAGTATCAGCGGGATGGGTACCGGGTTCGCCGGCCGCTCTTCGTCTGCCGATGACGCCAGCACCATTTATGGCAACCCTGCCGGCATGTCGCGCCTCAAGCACGAACAAGTGACCGTGGGGGCCGCGGTCATCGATGCCAAGACCGATATCAGCAACACGCGCGCAACCTTGGGCGGCAAGGAAGATGGCGACATGGTGCCGCTGACTGCCGTGCCCATGGGCTACTACGTCAAGCCCATCGACGACCACTGGGCGTTCGGTGTCGGCTTCTACGTACCGTTCGGTCTGATCACCGACTACGGCAGCGACTTCGCCGGCCGTTACTACGCCAACAAGAGCAAGGTGTCGGTGTACACCTTCCAGCCGACCGTCAGCTACGCCTTCAATGACATGGTATCGATCGGTTTCGGCCCGACCATCAACCGCATCGATGGCGAACTGAGCTCCCAGGTACCGACTGCCTCCAGCCCCGGCGTCAACGACGGCAAGGTCAAGATCAACGGCGATGACACCGCCATCGGCTTCAACGCCGGTATCCTGGTACAGGCTACCCCCACTACCAGCCTGGGCCTGACCTACCACTCCAAGGTTGATTACCACCTGGACGGTGACACCAAGGTCACCGGCGGCACGTTCGCCCTGCTGGGCCTGGGCGGCCGCAGCTTTGACGCTTCCCTCGACCTGACCACCCCCGAGTCCGTCGACTTCTCCGTTACCCAGAAAGTGGGCGACGACTGGACCCTGTACGCCGGCAGCACCTGGACCCGCTGGAGCCGCCTCAAAGACATCACCGTGGAGAACTCGGGCGTACCGACGCTGCTGTCCAGCTCGCTGGGCACCATTACCGAAGAGCAGAACTGGCACGACACCTGGGCCCACGCCATTGGTGCCGCCTACCAGCTGAACAAGGAAGTGGTACTGCGCGCCGGCTACTCGGTCGACCAATCGCCTACCAACAACGTCAACCGCTCGCCACGCATCCCGACGGGCGACCGTCAAGCCGTCAGCTTCGGCGTGGGCTGGACCCCAGTGGACAACATCACCCTGGACTTCGCCTATTCCTACCTGTGGGAAGAAAGCGTGAAGGTCAACGAAGTCTCCGCTTCGAAACTGGCCTACAGCTCCAAGTACAAGAACAGCGCCAGCGGTTTCGGTACCTCGATCACCTACCGCTTCTGA